A region of Chloracidobacterium sp. DNA encodes the following proteins:
- a CDS encoding type IV toxin-antitoxin system AbiEi family antitoxin domain-containing protein: MMDKHQLPKLKKLGVFTLDQGKSLGISQQDISRLVAAKEIVRLGRGIYLHPKALLENDVGFQIAYSKFGPESAIGGLSALYHYNLAEQVPGEIWVVVPAEKRTREKGYRLIRTKTRLDKHIVDEPGYRIVTVERAVLEALKFLTKIGERTALKAAREALATRRTTEAKLAKAAKELGLESVMAKHLEVIVP, translated from the coding sequence ATGATGGATAAGCATCAGCTACCAAAATTGAAAAAACTTGGGGTCTTTACATTGGATCAGGGTAAGTCTCTGGGAATTAGTCAGCAAGACATATCCCGGCTTGTCGCTGCAAAGGAGATCGTTCGTCTCGGTCGTGGAATCTACCTTCATCCAAAGGCATTGCTCGAGAACGATGTCGGATTCCAGATCGCATATTCAAAGTTTGGACCCGAGTCGGCAATTGGGGGTCTTTCGGCTCTGTATCATTACAATCTTGCCGAACAAGTGCCGGGCGAAATATGGGTAGTGGTTCCGGCCGAAAAAAGAACCCGAGAAAAGGGTTATAGACTGATTCGAACAAAAACAAGACTCGACAAACATATCGTAGATGAACCGGGTTATCGAATTGTCACGGTCGAAAGGGCGGTACTAGAGGCTCTAAAATTCCTCACAAAGATAGGTGAGCGAACGGCCCTTAAAGCCGCTCGCGAGGCTCTTGCAACAAGAAGAACTACGGAAGCAAAGCTTGCAAAAGCAGCAAAGGAACTTGGACTTGAATCGGTAATGGCCAAGCATCTGGAGGTCATCGTGCCATGA
- a CDS encoding helix-turn-helix domain-containing protein, giving the protein MRFDANTTDQAILKEIGERVAMIRLNQNLTQANLAEQSGVSKRTVERLEAGESVQITSLIRLLRSLGLQQRLEVLFPEPVASPIAQMKLQGKNRRRASTKRTPNSTNKAWNWGDES; this is encoded by the coding sequence ATGAGATTCGATGCAAACACTACCGATCAAGCAATTCTTAAAGAAATCGGAGAACGTGTCGCAATGATTCGATTGAATCAAAATCTCACCCAAGCCAACCTTGCGGAGCAGTCCGGGGTGTCGAAGCGAACCGTCGAACGGCTAGAGGCTGGCGAATCGGTTCAAATTACAAGCCTGATTCGGCTCCTTCGCTCATTAGGCTTACAGCAACGTTTAGAAGTTCTCTTCCCGGAACCTGTCGCAAGCCCAATAGCTCAAATGAAACTTCAAGGGAAAAACCGGCGACGAGCTTCGACGAAGCGAACTCCAAACTCAACGAATAAGGCTTGGAATTGGGGGGATGAGTCATGA
- a CDS encoding type II toxin-antitoxin system HipA family toxin, giving the protein MTTLAEVKLWGSTIGAVSLEDRNDVAAFEYTPEFMKSGIEVSPIVMPLTGSIYVFPELPRPTFHGLPGLLADSLPDKFGNALIDAWLATQGRSADSFNAVERLCYTGSRGMGALEFFPSKGPKEMASRKIEVDALVKLASDVLNQRNNLNTTFDDPDSLRDILRVGTSAGGARAKAVIAWNRKTNEVRSGQGKAGDGFEYWLLKFDGVTGNRDKELADPQGYGAIEYAYYLMALEAGIQMSECRLLEENGRRHFMTKRFDRLENGEKLHMLSLSGLAHFDFNNAGAYGYEQAMLIMRQLKLSTFAIEQMFRRMAFNILARNQDDHVKNIAFLMGKEGKWSLAPAFDVAYSFNPSGVWTSSHQMTMNGKRDGFSMNDFKACAEAVSLKRGRAESIVGEVRKAVERWPDFADTAKVTGSWKTQIQENLRLELSSI; this is encoded by the coding sequence ATGACAACGCTGGCCGAGGTCAAGCTGTGGGGGAGCACCATCGGGGCGGTTTCGCTTGAGGACCGAAATGATGTGGCTGCCTTTGAGTACACACCAGAATTCATGAAAAGCGGCATTGAGGTTTCACCGATTGTGATGCCGCTCACTGGATCAATATATGTGTTCCCGGAACTGCCACGACCGACTTTTCACGGCTTACCCGGTTTGCTGGCTGATTCATTACCGGATAAATTTGGAAACGCTCTCATCGATGCCTGGCTCGCGACGCAAGGCCGGTCCGCTGATAGTTTTAATGCGGTGGAAAGGCTCTGCTATACGGGCTCACGTGGTATGGGAGCCCTCGAGTTTTTCCCGAGCAAGGGTCCAAAAGAGATGGCCTCTCGTAAGATCGAGGTTGACGCTTTAGTTAAACTGGCTTCCGACGTTTTGAATCAACGAAACAATCTTAATACTACTTTTGACGATCCTGATTCTCTCAGGGATATCCTTCGCGTAGGAACCTCCGCGGGTGGTGCCCGGGCCAAAGCGGTGATCGCGTGGAATCGGAAAACCAATGAAGTTAGGTCTGGGCAAGGAAAAGCCGGCGACGGATTTGAATATTGGTTATTAAAGTTTGATGGCGTCACCGGAAATCGCGACAAGGAACTTGCCGATCCTCAGGGCTATGGAGCAATCGAATACGCCTACTATCTGATGGCACTTGAGGCAGGAATACAGATGAGCGAATGCCGCTTACTCGAAGAAAACGGCAGACGGCATTTCATGACAAAGCGATTCGACCGTCTCGAGAACGGCGAAAAGCTGCACATGTTGTCCCTGAGCGGCCTCGCTCATTTTGATTTCAACAATGCCGGCGCATATGGTTACGAGCAAGCCATGCTCATCATGCGTCAGCTTAAGCTATCGACATTCGCCATTGAGCAGATGTTTCGCCGGATGGCATTTAACATCCTTGCGAGAAATCAGGACGATCATGTCAAGAATATCGCTTTTCTAATGGGCAAAGAGGGCAAATGGTCTCTTGCCCCCGCGTTTGATGTGGCATACAGCTTTAATCCGTCTGGAGTATGGACATCGAGTCACCAGATGACCATGAACGGAAAACGGGATGGGTTTTCGATGAATGATTTTAAGGCATGCGCTGAGGCGGTTTCACTTAAACGAGGTCGCGCTGAGTCAATTGTTGGTGAGGTCAGAAAGGCAGTTGAAAGATGGCCGGATTTTGCCGATACCGCAAAAGTCACCGGATCGTGGAAAACGCAGATCCAAGAGAATCTGCGTTTGGAGTTGTCGTCAATTTGA
- a CDS encoding deoxyhypusine synthase family protein, whose product MELMQIAHKTRHSALISLGSTQSHNMLNVAEISSYITRTNPRGHKYAISIATDSATLDARMPSFGGSHTSAFGKLVRGATTANVTCDPSIALPMIITALSQTAAKFMKGRKRPTFSFSGKDMNIDVP is encoded by the coding sequence ATGGAGTTGATGCAGATCGCGCATAAAACGCGGCACTCGGCTCTCATATCTCTCGGCAGCACGCAAAGCCACAACATGCTTAATGTCGCCGAAATTTCGTCTTACATTACGCGAACCAATCCTCGCGGTCATAAATACGCAATCTCGATCGCAACGGACTCCGCGACGCTTGATGCTCGTATGCCATCATTCGGTGGCAGCCATACTTCGGCTTTTGGAAAGCTGGTTCGAGGTGCAACCACCGCGAACGTAACGTGTGATCCGTCTATCGCATTGCCAATGATCATTACGGCTCTTTCGCAAACAGCCGCTAAGTTTATGAAAGGCCGTAAACGTCCGACGTTCAGCTTTTCGGGCAAAGATATGAACATTGACGTACCTTAA
- a CDS encoding DUF4136 domain-containing protein, with product MRLIINRVFCVLSLVVSFGSVALGQTVTSTYDEDANLSRLRTFVFKEQKRERLDRLATDTLTEKKIKEALSDELEAGGYRPAAEGISPDFLISFLVGTRDKNDERGRDKSYVQGSLIVDFFDAETDGLVWRGIASGIVGQDAVDLKLTEEKVKRAAKLLMELFAKNRAGI from the coding sequence ATGAGGCTCATCATCAACAGAGTATTTTGTGTTTTGAGTTTAGTGGTATCTTTCGGCAGCGTTGCGCTCGGACAGACGGTAACGAGCACGTATGACGAGGACGCTAACCTTTCCAGACTCAGAACATTCGTTTTCAAAGAGCAGAAAAGAGAACGGTTGGATAGATTGGCAACCGACACTTTGACTGAAAAGAAGATCAAAGAGGCTCTCAGCGACGAGTTGGAGGCGGGCGGCTATCGTCCTGCTGCTGAGGGCATATCGCCGGATTTTCTAATCTCCTTTCTCGTTGGGACCAGAGACAAGAACGATGAACGCGGCAGGGATAAGAGCTATGTTCAAGGATCGCTTATCGTTGATTTTTTCGACGCCGAGACGGATGGGCTGGTCTGGCGAGGAATTGCCTCGGGGATAGTTGGCCAGGACGCCGTCGATCTGAAGCTTACGGAAGAAAAAGTGAAACGGGCTGCGAAATTACTGATGGAACTTTTTGCGAAAAATCGGGCCGGGATCTGA
- a CDS encoding DUF4136 domain-containing protein has product MNIKRIASLMGLILSVFAAASYSQSVQADFDKSFNFMKLKTFNFAIQQRNPEDPLSHDSLNDGRIKTALESKLMASGYRTANAEAPDFAVAYYVTTKNKFDLREYGYGAPRWFGGRDIRVDQYTEGTLIVDLIDVTTKQLVWRGRASGTVELKGVDKKINKSVEKLVARFLKDTRRTA; this is encoded by the coding sequence ATGAATATAAAAAGAATAGCAAGTTTAATGGGTCTGATCTTGTCGGTTTTCGCTGCTGCGTCTTATTCGCAGTCGGTACAGGCGGATTTCGATAAGTCGTTCAATTTCATGAAATTGAAGACATTCAATTTCGCCATACAACAGCGAAATCCTGAAGATCCGCTGTCGCACGATTCCCTGAACGACGGTCGAATAAAAACCGCGCTCGAATCAAAATTAATGGCTAGCGGCTACAGGACGGCAAATGCCGAGGCACCTGATTTTGCGGTTGCTTACTATGTAACGACCAAGAACAAATTCGACCTTCGAGAATATGGGTATGGTGCTCCGCGTTGGTTCGGCGGCAGAGATATTCGCGTCGACCAGTATACGGAAGGAACGCTCATTGTCGATCTTATTGACGTAACCACAAAGCAACTTGTTTGGCGAGGAAGGGCGTCAGGCACGGTTGAATTGAAGGGTGTCGATAAGAAGATCAATAAGTCAGTCGAAAAGCTGGTCGCACGCTTCCTCAAAGATACGAGGAGAACCGCGTGA
- a CDS encoding Do family serine endopeptidase has protein sequence MNIKKLFVIGSIASAAFASGCKTNLLAGGQELPVANQQPVQSAPVVVEGMRTSYADVVEKTSPAVVRIEADHKEKASPRTEFPGGDDFFKQFQIPMPRQNQRPQIQHGLGSGVVVDAGGTILTNYHVVEGSDKITVAMSDNKTYEAKIVGTDQPSDLAVLKIEATNLPFLNLGNSDNVRVGDIVLAIGNPLGIGQTVTAGIISAKGRRTGLSDGSYEDFLQTDAPINKGNSGGALVNLNGELIGINSQILSGGSGGGNIGIAFSIPSNMAKSVMEQLIKDGKVRRGMLGINIQDITEDTAQALELKDRSGILVSGVKPGSAAEKAGIKRRDIIIAINGEKIETSNVLRNKVAGTLPGTDIQITVVRDGKELELTANLDEFDNGESKKLGTNQEGEEDNSGPANQSGKLGLSLQPVTPQIAKQLGLDSDSEGVAVTEVDPNGPAAEAGIDRGDVILELNQKPVNSVADVKSALGSAESKPVLLLIIRRGQTIYLTVKPE, from the coding sequence ATGAATATTAAGAAATTATTTGTAATTGGATCCATCGCATCCGCTGCATTCGCTTCGGGATGCAAAACCAATCTTTTGGCTGGTGGCCAAGAACTACCTGTTGCCAATCAACAGCCGGTCCAGTCTGCACCAGTCGTGGTGGAAGGAATGCGGACGTCATACGCTGACGTTGTTGAGAAAACTTCGCCCGCGGTCGTTCGCATCGAGGCCGATCATAAAGAAAAAGCGTCGCCGAGAACTGAGTTTCCCGGCGGAGACGATTTCTTTAAACAATTCCAGATTCCAATGCCCAGACAAAATCAGCGTCCTCAGATACAGCACGGCCTCGGCTCCGGAGTCGTTGTTGATGCGGGCGGCACGATCCTGACAAACTATCACGTCGTAGAAGGCTCCGATAAGATCACTGTCGCCATGAGCGACAACAAAACCTACGAGGCCAAGATCGTCGGCACCGATCAGCCTAGCGATCTCGCAGTATTAAAGATAGAAGCAACAAATCTTCCCTTTCTCAATCTTGGCAATTCCGACAATGTTCGCGTTGGCGACATCGTTCTCGCGATCGGCAATCCGCTCGGAATCGGCCAGACCGTAACTGCCGGAATCATCTCTGCAAAGGGCCGTCGGACCGGTCTTAGTGACGGCAGCTACGAAGATTTTCTGCAAACCGATGCACCGATAAATAAAGGCAATTCCGGCGGAGCTCTTGTAAACCTTAACGGCGAACTGATAGGCATAAATTCGCAAATTCTATCTGGAGGCTCAGGCGGCGGAAACATCGGCATCGCCTTCTCGATTCCGTCAAACATGGCTAAGTCTGTGATGGAACAGCTGATAAAGGACGGCAAGGTCCGACGCGGCATGCTGGGAATAAATATTCAGGACATTACCGAGGACACTGCTCAGGCATTAGAACTAAAAGACAGAAGCGGTATTCTCGTTAGCGGTGTTAAACCCGGAAGCGCAGCTGAAAAAGCCGGGATCAAACGTCGTGACATCATCATCGCTATCAATGGCGAAAAGATAGAGACCAGTAATGTTCTACGAAATAAGGTCGCGGGAACACTGCCCGGAACCGATATACAAATCACGGTCGTTCGTGATGGTAAAGAATTAGAACTTACAGCAAATTTGGATGAGTTCGACAATGGTGAGTCAAAGAAATTAGGAACAAATCAGGAAGGCGAAGAGGATAATTCCGGACCGGCAAATCAGAGCGGCAAACTTGGTTTAAGTTTGCAACCAGTAACGCCGCAGATCGCTAAACAACTCGGACTCGATTCCGATTCCGAAGGTGTTGCTGTGACGGAAGTCGATCCGAACGGCCCGGCGGCCGAAGCCGGGATTGATCGCGGTGACGTTATCCTTGAGTTAAATCAAAAACCGGTAAATTCAGTAGCAGATGTTAAATCAGCACTGGGTTCAGCGGAGAGCAAACCCGTCCTCTTGCTGATAATCCGTCGAGGACAGACGATCTACCTCACGGTCAAACCCGAATAG
- a CDS encoding trypsin-like peptidase domain-containing protein, which yields MRKLIYSIVLAGIILGLIQHTHAQQLRDLFARSNPSVVEIKTLEKKVAGGTRTGLVSLPGLGSGVLISNDGKILTAAHVVQTADRVSVEFHDGKIVPARVVASYPVADVAMLQLETEWPAVTPARLGDSDDTGVGDDVFVIGAPYGLSHSLTVGHISGKHKSKETVAGLSNIEMFQTDAAINQGNSGGPMFNMAGEVIGIVSTILSRSGGFEGLGFAITSNVARKLLFDNKSFWTGIDAYLLVDEMAKIFNIPQAAGLLVMRAADNSPASDLGLQAGTVRVNIGGEELILGGDIILEVAGIPIVDGWNTRPEFRAVLSRLKPGEKYGIKVFRAGKTIELSAQVRQ from the coding sequence ATGAGGAAACTAATTTATTCAATCGTTCTAGCCGGCATCATTCTCGGCTTAATACAACATACACATGCACAGCAATTGCGAGATCTCTTTGCCAGATCCAATCCTTCGGTAGTTGAGATCAAGACACTCGAAAAGAAAGTTGCGGGAGGTACCCGCACTGGATTGGTCAGCCTGCCCGGCCTCGGCTCCGGAGTTCTTATATCGAATGACGGAAAGATTCTGACGGCGGCTCATGTCGTTCAGACCGCAGACCGGGTTTCAGTTGAATTTCATGATGGAAAGATCGTACCGGCACGGGTCGTAGCGTCCTATCCCGTGGCTGATGTGGCGATGCTCCAACTGGAAACAGAGTGGCCCGCAGTCACGCCGGCCCGATTAGGAGATTCTGACGATACTGGGGTCGGCGACGATGTGTTCGTTATCGGAGCTCCATATGGGCTGAGTCACAGCTTGACCGTCGGCCACATTAGCGGAAAACACAAATCGAAGGAAACGGTCGCTGGCTTATCGAATATCGAGATGTTCCAGACCGATGCGGCCATCAATCAAGGCAATTCCGGCGGGCCAATGTTCAACATGGCCGGCGAAGTTATAGGCATCGTCAGTACCATCCTCTCTCGTTCGGGCGGTTTTGAGGGACTAGGGTTCGCAATAACGTCGAATGTAGCTCGAAAACTGCTGTTCGATAACAAATCGTTCTGGACCGGCATTGACGCTTATCTCCTGGTGGATGAGATGGCAAAGATCTTCAACATTCCACAGGCAGCAGGCCTACTTGTAATGCGGGCAGCTGATAATTCTCCCGCTTCGGATCTCGGACTTCAAGCCGGAACCGTTCGAGTGAACATTGGGGGCGAGGAACTGATTCTCGGCGGCGACATCATCCTGGAGGTCGCAGGCATACCGATAGTCGATGGTTGGAACACCCGTCCCGAATTCCGAGCCGTGTTGAGCAGGCTCAAACCGGGCGAGAAGTACGGAATCAAGGTTTTTAGGGCAGGCAAAACTATTGAACTGTCAGCTCAGGTCCGCCAATAG
- a CDS encoding prepilin-type N-terminal cleavage/methylation domain-containing protein: MKKSSEQGFSLIELLIVVVIIGIVAALAVPFLQKAVRASENGNTFASMRTISSTQVGFFQRTGRFGRLTEINSLLGNGLGTPSGNDLVRGKFLFTLEETADTQLRDRYTIVATRQVTGEGQVYQYRITQSGVIEQLQP, encoded by the coding sequence ATGAAAAAATCAAGTGAGCAAGGATTTTCTTTAATTGAGCTGTTGATAGTAGTCGTGATCATCGGAATTGTAGCGGCGTTGGCAGTTCCTTTTCTTCAAAAGGCTGTGCGTGCGTCAGAAAACGGCAACACTTTTGCCTCCATGCGAACCATCTCTTCTACCCAGGTTGGCTTCTTTCAAAGAACCGGCCGGTTTGGCCGTCTTACTGAGATAAACAGTCTGCTTGGAAATGGCTTAGGCACACCATCAGGAAATGATCTTGTCCGAGGAAAGTTTCTCTTCACATTGGAGGAGACGGCGGATACGCAATTGAGGGATAGATATACGATCGTTGCTACCCGGCAGGTTACAGGTGAAGGCCAAGTTTACCAATATAGGATCACACAGTCCGGTGTGATAGAACAACTCCAGCCCTAA
- the speB gene encoding agmatinase: MSESEELPMNFGGIDEEQYSSFDSARVLVLPVSYEGTVSYGTGTGAGAMAIVDASRNMELYEEETDSEVYKIGIHTLPEFTPRETPEEMMSGLYDYTTNVLKTDKFLCMIGGEHSVSAPIIKAHNEKYENMSVLQIDAHADLRDAYDGTPHSHASIMARVVKDLRIPAVQVGIRSISGDEARSLKEDLPTRIFWARDIAGKTDWIDEAVDSLTDNVYLTIDIDGLDPSIMPTTGTPEPGGLGWYETLTLIRKLAEKKRVVGMDLVEYSYFENYDAPAFLCSKLVYKSLAYIFNNQTPKVST; the protein is encoded by the coding sequence ATGTCTGAATCTGAAGAATTACCAATGAATTTTGGCGGGATCGACGAGGAGCAATATTCCTCATTTGATTCTGCGCGTGTTTTGGTTCTTCCCGTTTCGTACGAGGGAACAGTTTCATATGGCACAGGTACTGGAGCTGGAGCGATGGCAATAGTAGACGCCTCGCGCAATATGGAGCTCTACGAAGAGGAAACCGATTCGGAAGTTTATAAGATCGGGATCCACACGCTGCCAGAATTCACTCCGCGTGAAACGCCGGAAGAGATGATGTCTGGTCTTTATGACTACACAACGAACGTTCTAAAAACAGATAAATTTCTTTGCATGATCGGCGGCGAACATTCGGTGTCCGCCCCGATCATCAAAGCCCATAACGAGAAATACGAAAACATGAGCGTTCTGCAGATCGACGCCCACGCAGATCTTCGCGACGCATACGACGGAACACCTCACTCTCACGCATCCATCATGGCCCGCGTAGTAAAAGATCTGCGTATCCCAGCGGTCCAGGTTGGCATACGTTCGATCTCTGGTGACGAAGCTCGCTCACTGAAAGAAGATCTGCCTACACGAATATTTTGGGCGCGGGACATTGCTGGAAAAACAGACTGGATCGATGAAGCGGTCGATTCCCTTACCGACAATGTATATCTAACCATCGATATTGACGGTCTCGACCCGAGCATAATGCCCACGACCGGCACGCCGGAACCCGGTGGATTAGGCTGGTACGAAACTTTAACCCTGATCCGCAAACTCGCTGAAAAGAAAAGAGTTGTGGGCATGGACCTCGTCGAGTACTCTTACTTTGAAAATTACGACGCTCCGGCATTTCTATGTTCAAAGCTGGTATATAAATCTCTCGCCTACATCTTCAACAATCAGACGCCAAAAGTCTCGACGTAA
- a CDS encoding alpha/beta hydrolase, producing MHCKLLILLKLLEAAIGIEPYIQQDKYWTQFAADVSEANAKLMAAAQRPVTEAALTDLAPEPAWKNIPSWFVYGDKDKNIPPQTLAFMAERARSKGTVVIKGRSHVAMISNPSAVAGLIKRAASMDR from the coding sequence ATGCATTGTAAATTATTGATTCTACTGAAGTTACTGGAGGCGGCTATCGGAATCGAACCTTACATTCAGCAGGACAAATATTGGACCCAGTTTGCCGCTGACGTTTCCGAAGCCAATGCAAAATTGATGGCAGCCGCACAACGTCCGGTCACCGAGGCTGCGCTCACCGATCTAGCACCCGAGCCAGCCTGGAAGAATATCCCATCATGGTTCGTCTACGGCGACAAAGATAAGAACATCCCGCCCCAAACATTGGCATTCATGGCTGAACGAGCCAGATCGAAAGGTACGGTTGTGATCAAAGGCCGGTCACATGTAGCGATGATCTCAAACCCCTCCGCCGTCGCAGGATTGATCAAACGAGCGGCATCGATGGATCGGTAG
- a CDS encoding deoxyhypusine synthase family protein, which translates to MVAQKKTKSSKFLSVPTRPVPIDRDRSVAGLLEKMEGAGFGAKQLAEAHRIWLDMLDDNSTIYLCGSGNLITSGMRRLIAYVIKNRFVDVIVMSGTVLYNDIHEILGRSHYQAHPNMSDEDLEAADIRRVGDVIANREEYQEADEWIGSVINQLELSRSYSIREFLHLMGRELSEIAHEDGILTSAFKSRIPVFCPDLPGSEIAIGIARQNLKRRSRSRSIRLRIRWS; encoded by the coding sequence ATGGTAGCTCAAAAGAAAACAAAGTCTTCGAAATTCCTGTCTGTTCCAACGCGTCCGGTGCCTATCGATCGTGACCGTTCAGTAGCAGGGCTTCTCGAAAAAATGGAAGGTGCGGGTTTCGGTGCAAAACAGCTTGCCGAAGCACATCGTATATGGTTGGATATGCTCGACGACAACTCGACGATCTATCTTTGCGGTTCCGGCAATCTGATCACATCCGGCATGAGACGTCTTATTGCATATGTAATTAAGAATCGATTCGTAGATGTAATAGTGATGTCCGGCACAGTGCTGTACAACGACATTCACGAGATCCTCGGACGCAGCCATTATCAGGCCCACCCGAACATGAGTGACGAGGATCTGGAAGCAGCCGACATACGACGAGTCGGCGACGTGATCGCTAATCGCGAAGAATATCAGGAAGCAGACGAGTGGATTGGCAGCGTCATCAATCAGCTTGAACTAAGCCGTTCCTATTCGATCCGTGAATTCCTACACTTGATGGGCCGCGAACTGTCTGAGATCGCACACGAAGACGGTATTTTGACTTCGGCATTTAAGTCACGTATTCCCGTTTTTTGTCCTGACCTTCCAGGTTCCGAGATCGCGATCGGCATAGCGCGGCAAAATTTGAAAAGAAGATCCAGATCGCGTTCGATACGACTCAGGATTCGATGGAGTTGA